Genomic window (Aethina tumida isolate Nest 87 chromosome 4, icAetTumi1.1, whole genome shotgun sequence):
TCACTTCCCCTTTAGTTACTCCCGTCAGGTACCACTTAAAAGCATAGCTGTACTAAACGAAGACCAAAATGAGGAAGAGGACGTAGGTGAAGAGGTAGAAGAAGTACCCGAAGACATGCAGATAACTAAAAAACTAACGCACGTACAAACATTCGGAGTACCAATGAATATACCCAGCTACAACACTCCCAACATGATGAACATGCCACAATTCCCTTACCCAGTGCCTTATCCTCCTCAGGAAAACATTATACCTGAAACTGCGGACGAAACTAATTTCAAACAAGCTTTGGAAAAAACGGAACAACTACCAGTAAAAAAGACTACCATAATTAAACACGAAATCCATCCAATATATCCTTCAGGTTTCCCCCAACCACAAACGCAGTTTTACCCTCAAATGTCCGAAAGTCAACCAAGACAAAACTGGAACTGGCCCGGAGCCCAATATTTCCCCATAGTGATCAGAGATCCTTTCATCCAAATGTACAACGCAATCACAACGTTAATCGAGTATGGCCCAATGGGAGGAGGAGCAGGCCAAGCCAGCAATTGCAAGAGCAAAGTAAAGGAAGGAAGGACACCCAAGATCGCCACCACAACTGAACCGTCAGACTCGGACGAAGTTATTATGGACATCGAAGACATCATCATCGGTGGCATGGAAAAAGAAACAAGCAGGAGCAACAAAATCGACAACCGTTACAAAAACATGTTGGAAAAACGCAACAACCTCTTCAAAATCCCAACGTCTAACGCCACCCTAGTTATATCGTCCAAAAACGACACGCTCTCCTCCCCGCCGGACAGAGAACCGGAACTGAACGACGACGAGCTCGACGACGAGGAGAGCGACAAATCCGACGATATAGTGGTCTCCAACGATCACACCAAGAAGGTATTCAGCAAGGACAACACGGGCAACGGCATTTTCATACACAAGATCAAAGTGAGGAAGGGTGGTGTGGCGGTGGCCGGACCCGGAGGCATAGCGACGGCAGGAAGCGGTGGTACCGCCATTGTTGGGCCCAACGGGTTCGCCTACACGCATCCGGACAGTCTGGCGATTGCCGGATCCGGATCTAAGGTTATTTCTGTTGATCCTTCGGTCAGTTTGATGGAGGCTTTGAAGAATCACAACAAGACCCGCATGGGGAAGATCGTGGCTACGGGCCCGgttgtattttacaataagGGCTAGGAGGGAATTGAGCTGATGACTTTTTATTAagctttaaaacaaatagggttgtatatattactaaaattggGAATGACTGATTATCTATGTTTATTGTATATGATctgctttatttattaatagactGGAggcattataataaaattatggggAGGATTCAAGAGGTCTTCTTGAACCATTAagctttttattataatattacttgGTTTACTTTAATGCTGCCCctcgattatttaattaccattAAAGTAAACCAACTATTTGTTATATAGTGTGtagtacaaattatttattttttataaaaaatatatttaccaaGATGTATtctttgtaattgtttaatacaatatcaaaaaacaatccaagCTTTTTATTTCCAGTTgccagaatattaaatatgtaagtaataaattatttatgttacgcAGCAATTGTTAAACATAGGTATATACATAATctatagttataaataattaatcagtcTATTTTTGGCAAACGAAAACAGGTAACAGCATCTAGGTCATTAACTGTACATCTCATTCACATACTTGTATGTCTGgaactgtaatttaaattatacaaaaatatgttaatattattcatcaatattttaaaaatatatattcatataacaGGAAGAAGTGAACCTCAATGGCTATACAAGACTTTCTTGTTCTTAACAGATAAATGTGGAAACATCTTCTTCGTGACTTCTTCTTaggaaaaatcattaattctgGGTTTTTCTTCCCCAGATACTCACAAATGAGCCAACGTCAATCTTCTATACTAAAAACATATAACGGCTACGAAATAAACGGTCACCTAAAAGGAAAAAAACTAACGAGCGTGATGCTGCATCCGATTGGAAAAGCTGTGGCGGGTGCGCACGGCACAGCAATATCTAACCCAACGTCGATGGTTATAACCACCACGAACAACAgggtgaaaataatttatgagccGGAGGCGGTGGCCATTGCCGGTCCTGGGGGTATCGCCCACGCCCAAACCGATTTGGAAATTGATATTTTGCATgtttaaatgatataatatttgaaaacgaGACCAAATTTGTAtaccaaaaattttacaataaacttatttaGGAATAATTAGGCTTTTAATAGTGCTGTAACTTTAGGCAACCACTTACACTAACAAACATTTACACTTAACTcatttgtgtttaattgtattgcagtaaaataacaataatccCATTTTATGGAGGTGGAAAGGGCCAATCACTTCAAATTACTGAGTCAAATGACGGTCAAGTAACCacaactattattaaaacaccTGACAATGCTGTGACTCAACACATTACCACCACAACTGAAGTAGAATATCCGCCTTTGCCATCAAAACAAGACATCATCGAAGAATTCGAAGACAATGTTGGCAGACAACTTGATGGAGAAGACGAAGACAATAACGGCGAACTCGAGCACGAATCCAGAGAAGGACTGAGTGCATGGTTCAGTAGAAAGAAGCAGAATAAGGaaaaaaaagacaaaaagGATGAGAAGAAAAAGAAAGAGGAGGAGGAGCGAAAGCAAAAGGAAGAGGAGGAGAGAAAGAAACAGGAGGAAGCTGAGAACAAAAGGAAGGAAGaggaaaaaaataaggaaaagGAGAAGGAGGAAATCAAGGAAGAGGAATCAGAGGATGACGATAGTGTTGCCATTAACTTACCTCCAGACGATGCTGCAGTTGCTGAAGCTAAACCAGTAGGCCTGGCAATTGCTGGTAGGTCCGCTTTAGAGTGTCACgagttgttattttttaacatttaataattttaggtgaTGGCGGAGTAGCAGCCAGCAAACCCATTGGAACAGCAGTTGTGGGTCCTGGAGGATTAGCTATTTCAAGACCAGTTGGTACGGCAATTGCCGGAGTACCGCCTGAGCAGGTTCCCATATTGGGTGGGAAAAAATCGCAAAAGTCTAGCCATCTGGCGAAACTAATTGCTAAATATCACCCTCAAGAATAAACCTGTGATGTACGATTCAAAgcttataaacttaattattaaaacaaaatattccttgtaaattaattgtttttattcataGATTTATAAGCATACtaagttataaaaaactattttattattataatgtgaTGATTCATCAGCACATACTGTGCTTTTATTCCTGttcaacagaaaattatttatcctaAGATCCATGTTTATCAAGACATTCATCTATTACGGTGAatgattcttttaaaaaattatcgtgCGAATCAGCACATAAGTCATCTGACTTAACAGGAGAATCCATTATGGATTCCGTTTCTTTTTCAACTGTCACATTAGTTGAAAGTTGTTTTTCTGTCTCAGATGTTTCTTGTTTATTGACAGTTTCCATCGCACCGTCTTTGCTACATTCCGCAGCagcaacattttttgtttcaacGTTTTCGACAAGTTCCTCTGGATGAAATTCATCCAGACACTCATTAAGACACTCATCAAGACATTCATCTGTCATAGTCAGTGTTGACTTGATGATTTCATGCCTATTAGTAGGACTTTCATTAGATGCTTCGGTTGTATTATGAGCATCAAAAGAGCTTTCATTTAACTCAGATGCGTCAGTTGTTTCTTCGACTTTGTAGAGTTGAGAAATTTTCCGCAATTCAGTCACAATATTATCATTAAGAGAAGACTCAGTTTCTGATGCAGCTTCTTTTATACCGCTAGATAATTGACACGATTCAGAGTTTTCTGATTCGCCTTCCACGATTGATTTAGCAAAGCTGTCTTTATTATTCGAAACTGCTAAATGCAgtgatgaaaatttatagtGGGCTCTACGATTAGCTTTTATAATATCCTTAAAATCATCATGTGTGATTAAGAAATTGTAGGTACAACTTCCGCTCTTGTTACGagtaaaattacacatttgCCAAGTAGCTACGTTTAAATTGGGATTCTGAGTAATCAGACGTTTCTGTACCGTCTCCCAAGGCTCAGGAGGTCCTTGAATGACAATTTGTAAATGCTTCAATGTAGAAAATTGGTAATGCGGGATGGTCATTAATGTGCTGTCAAATTTGGTCATAACATCTTTAATCCAAGATACAGATGCATCATTAGCACATGTTACAagcaacatattatttaatacacgaATACCATTAAATTTGAGCGAAGCATTATCTTCTAATGCTTTGTCTAAAGACTTTTCAAGCTCCTCGTTTAATAGATTGAGTGTTTCAGTTGATAAAGGTGCAAATGGATTTTCTTTTTTCGTAATAAGCAAATCAACTTCGCATGGCTTTTCTTTCGTTAGAGCGTCGAATTCGTGAGATGTTATGAAACGCAAATGTGGCAACTTTGCAACAGCACTTCTCAAAACATTTAGAGTTTTTCGATTATTACAAGTTATATGTAGTCtacctttaataatattccacTTGGTAAAAACATGCCTACGAACTAATTTCGAATCTTTCAAAGCTGCTTTAATAGAAAGAAGTGCGTTTTTTATGTCAACACTCAAATCCTTTAGAGGATTATTTTTGTCAACTAAAACAGCTTGCAAGATATCTTTGTTTTGAAATGccttaactttattaaaattggatgGACCTTGGGTATTTTTTTTGGGCAGGAAACCATCCTTTCCAGGAAACTCTCTAGCGAGTTGCTTATTTTTCTGGAACTGAGGAGGGTGGTTTgctttaacattattaacatCAGATACGGCATCCAAATTAAAAGGTAAACATGGATTTTGCACAAATGCCTGTAAAACAGGAGATGGTGTCTGGAAAGGAACTCTGGAAGAAGTTTGTGTAGACATTACTTCCAACTTCCTTTTCTTGCCCTGGGCACCAGGTTCTTGCTTGGTCTCGTTGACTGGATTCCAAGGGTCTACTGGACAGTGACCTGCAGCCCACGAATTTGGcgtccattttaatttattggaattagTTGGGACGGGTTTCTTTGTAACAGTCTGAGGTTGTCTTACAGACACATCAGTTGGGTTCCCTTTACTTTTGTGGGACTCAGCAGGATTCTTATCGTTTTGATAAGAATATGGTCTGTCAGACTCATTGGTTTGCTTCCCTCTATTAGAGGGTTCAAAATATCTGATACGTGAAAATCCTGATGGATTTTTGAAGTCAGAATATTTATGAACTTGTTTTTGGccatgattattaaaatcattggaCTCAGAATCG
Coding sequences:
- the LOC126265416 gene encoding uncharacterized protein LOC126265416, which translates into the protein MMYRDEYDEREEKEESRYNRNRNKNRSTGYKYWERKSPDYCSGPSSRRDDSESNDFNNHGQKQVHKYSDFKNPSGFSRIRYFEPSNRGKQTNESDRPYSYQNDKNPAESHKSKGNPTDVSVRQPQTVTKKPVPTNSNKLKWTPNSWAAGHCPVDPWNPVNETKQEPGAQGKKRKLEVMSTQTSSRVPFQTPSPVLQAFVQNPCLPFNLDAVSDVNNVKANHPPQFQKNKQLAREFPGKDGFLPKKNTQGPSNFNKVKAFQNKDILQAVLVDKNNPLKDLSVDIKNALLSIKAALKDSKLVRRHVFTKWNIIKGRLHITCNNRKTLNVLRSAVAKLPHLRFITSHEFDALTKEKPCEVDLLITKKENPFAPLSTETLNLLNEELEKSLDKALEDNASLKFNGIRVLNNMLLVTCANDASVSWIKDVMTKFDSTLMTIPHYQFSTLKHLQIVIQGPPEPWETVQKRLITQNPNLNVATWQMCNFTRNKSGSCTYNFLITHDDFKDIIKANRRAHYKFSSLHLAVSNNKDSFAKSIVEGESENSESCQLSSGIKEAASETESSLNDNIVTELRKISQLYKVEETTDASELNESSFDAHNTTEASNESPTNRHEIIKSTLTMTDECLDECLNECLDEFHPEELVENVETKNVAAAECSKDGAMETVNKQETSETEKQLSTNVTVEKETESIMDSPVKSDDLCADSHDNFLKESFTVIDECLDKHGS
- the LOC109600108 gene encoding uncharacterized protein LOC109600108; translation: MKFLVLFIAFATVHCRPQQLETERQTTDEKEEKSTKDILEKIAEVNKMHGLLPQKKASSYFHFPFSYSRQVPLKSIAVLNEDQNEEEDVGEEVEEVPEDMQITKKLTHVQTFGVPMNIPSYNTPNMMNMPQFPYPVPYPPQENIIPETADETNFKQALEKTEQLPVKKTTIIKHEIHPIYPSGFPQPQTQFYPQMSESQPRQNWNWPGAQYFPIVIRDPFIQMYNAITTLIEYGPMGGGAGQASNCKSKVKEGRTPKIATTTEPSDSDEVIMDIEDIIIGGMEKETSRSNKIDNRYKNMLEKRNNLFKIPTSNATLVISSKNDTLSSPPDREPELNDDELDDEESDKSDDIVVSNDHTKKVFSKDNTGNGIFIHKIKVRKGGVAVAGPGGIATAGSGGTAIVGPNGFAYTHPDSLAIAGSGSKVISVDPSVSLMEALKNHNKTRMGKIVATGPVVFYNKGKIINSGFFFPRYSQMSQRQSSILKTYNGYEINGHLKGKKLTSVMLHPIGKAVAGAHGTAISNPTSMVITTTNNRVKIIYEPEAVAIAGPGGIAHAQTDLEIDILHCCNFSKITIIPFYGGGKGQSLQITESNDGQVTTTIIKTPDNAVTQHITTTTEVEYPPLPSKQDIIEEFEDNVGRQLDGEDEDNNGELEHESREGLSAWFSRKKQNKEKKDKKDEKKKKEEEERKQKEEEERKKQEEAENKRKEEEKNKEKEKEEIKEEESEDDDSVAINLPPDDAAVAEAKPVGLAIAGDGGVAASKPIGTAVVGPGGLAISRPVGTAIAGVPPEQVPILGGKKSQKSSHLAKLIAKYHPQE